A window of the Schlesneria paludicola DSM 18645 genome harbors these coding sequences:
- the ahcY gene encoding adenosylhomocysteinase, with product MSTAEALKSKTSETTKSTSASASRLPYKVKDIGLAAFGRKEIEIAENEMPGLMALREKYGTTKPLKGARIAGCLHMTIQTAVLIETLTALGADVTWSSCNIFSTQDHAAAAIAATGVPVYAWKGMTNEEFDWCIEQTLYFPDGQPLNMILDDGGDLTIMVHQKFPELLKGIKGLSEETTTGVHRLVQMHERGELKIPAINVNDSVTKSKFDNLYGCRESLADGIKRATDVMLAGKVCVVAGYGDVGKGCAISMQRYGARVIVTEIDPICALQAAMEGFEVTTMEDAAAQGNIFVTTTGCCDIIRGEHVEKMPNDAIICNIGHFDIEIDVAWLEEQVKIGKATKVNVKPNEVGAVDRYTFKDTGRSVILLAQGRLVNLGCATGHPSFVMSNSFTNQTLAQIALWTETSKYTVGVHRLPKELDEEVARLHLDKIGVKLSKLTTKQADYLGMSVNGPFKPEHYRY from the coding sequence ATGTCAACCGCTGAAGCGTTGAAGTCCAAAACCTCTGAAACCACGAAGTCCACAAGCGCGTCGGCAAGCCGCCTTCCCTACAAGGTCAAAGATATTGGTTTGGCCGCCTTCGGACGAAAAGAAATCGAAATTGCTGAAAACGAAATGCCAGGTCTGATGGCACTTCGCGAGAAGTACGGAACCACAAAGCCATTAAAAGGCGCTCGCATCGCCGGCTGTCTGCACATGACGATTCAGACCGCCGTACTGATTGAGACCCTGACCGCTTTGGGTGCCGACGTGACCTGGAGCAGTTGCAATATTTTCTCGACCCAAGATCACGCCGCTGCCGCCATCGCCGCCACTGGAGTTCCCGTCTACGCCTGGAAGGGGATGACCAACGAAGAGTTCGACTGGTGCATCGAGCAGACTCTGTACTTCCCAGATGGCCAACCGTTGAACATGATTCTCGACGACGGTGGCGACTTGACGATCATGGTGCACCAAAAGTTCCCGGAACTGCTCAAGGGCATCAAAGGTCTGAGCGAAGAAACCACAACCGGGGTTCACCGACTGGTCCAAATGCACGAACGTGGTGAGCTCAAGATTCCCGCGATCAATGTCAATGATTCGGTCACCAAGAGCAAGTTCGACAACCTATATGGTTGCCGCGAATCTCTGGCCGACGGAATCAAGCGCGCGACCGATGTGATGCTCGCCGGCAAGGTCTGCGTCGTTGCTGGTTATGGCGACGTGGGTAAGGGCTGCGCCATCTCCATGCAACGATACGGTGCTCGTGTCATCGTCACCGAAATCGATCCGATTTGCGCACTGCAGGCCGCAATGGAAGGTTTCGAAGTCACGACGATGGAAGATGCCGCCGCACAAGGAAATATCTTCGTCACGACGACCGGTTGCTGCGACATTATTCGCGGTGAGCATGTCGAAAAGATGCCGAACGACGCGATCATCTGTAACATCGGCCACTTTGACATCGAAATCGACGTTGCCTGGCTGGAAGAGCAAGTCAAGATTGGCAAAGCGACGAAGGTGAACGTCAAGCCAAATGAAGTTGGTGCCGTTGACCGCTATACATTCAAGGACACCGGACGCAGCGTTATTCTGTTGGCACAAGGTCGCCTGGTGAATCTGGGATGCGCAACCGGCCATCCCTCGTTCGTCATGTCGAACAGCTTCACCAACCAAACGCTGGCTCAGATTGCCCTTTGGACGGAAACCAGCAAGTACACGGTTGGCGTCCATCGCCTGCCGAAGGAACTGGACGAAGAAGTGGCTCGTTTGCACCTCGACAAGATCGGCGTCAAGCTTTCGAAGCTGACGACGAAGCAGGCCGACTACCTCGGAATGTCGGTCAATGGCCCGTTCAAGCCCGAGCACTATCGCTACTAA
- a CDS encoding ISAs1 family transposase, whose product MRWPCIQTLGAIYWTRDVDGKQIEREGCFISSLSAKVRNHRDLLRSHWSIENCQHHIFDVTFTEDSSRVRKGTGSEILSVFRPLALTSLQQDTSIKRSLRGKRKICGWDEAAFERLLARFPET is encoded by the coding sequence TTGCGTTGGCCGTGTATCCAAACCCTCGGTGCGATCTATTGGACACGCGACGTCGACGGCAAGCAGATCGAACGGGAGGGCTGTTTCATCAGCAGCTTGTCTGCGAAAGTCCGCAACCATCGGGATCTTCTTCGATCTCACTGGAGCATCGAAAACTGCCAGCATCATATCTTTGATGTAACATTTACAGAGGATTCGAGCCGAGTTCGGAAAGGAACGGGATCCGAAATTCTTTCCGTTTTCCGCCCGCTGGCGCTCACAAGTCTGCAACAGGACACCTCGATCAAACGAAGTCTCCGAGGCAAACGAAAGATCTGCGGCTGGGATGAAGCCGCGTTTGAAAGGCTTCTCGCTCGTTTTCCTGAGACTTAA
- a CDS encoding polymorphic toxin-type HINT domain-containing protein gives RPRDWVASSHLEIGSIFKVFSTELELNGIAEITAISPCPPLSTGDGEVVTGRFVTRRADETVRMTFETGDTLEGSKSHPIWSPTIQDWVPMEEWAAGDAVLGRDGWITVTSIEVRNESVPLYNLEIRGEHVYEVTEAAILVHNSNSYGIGRSVPLPDPDGVLFNLQRKFERLVETKLLPELRAIDPNLKWGYTGSFRTGRVGNRDKPRWNQRIDLSDFDIDLWIKSDILRKLYGKNLRAHPKFRKILADTPGFEGLRPNKQGFSILYKPSNAN, from the coding sequence GCGACCTCGAGACTGGGTTGCGTCGAGCCACCTGGAGATCGGTAGCATCTTCAAAGTCTTTTCAACCGAACTGGAGCTAAATGGAATTGCGGAAATCACGGCAATCAGCCCGTGCCCTCCACTCAGCACCGGTGATGGAGAAGTCGTGACGGGCCGTTTCGTGACCCGAAGAGCCGACGAGACGGTGCGGATGACGTTCGAAACAGGCGACACCCTGGAAGGCTCGAAGTCACACCCCATCTGGTCACCCACCATTCAAGACTGGGTTCCCATGGAAGAATGGGCCGCCGGAGACGCAGTCTTGGGCCGCGACGGCTGGATTACCGTCACGTCCATCGAGGTCCGAAACGAGTCCGTCCCACTTTACAATCTTGAGATACGAGGTGAGCATGTCTATGAAGTCACAGAAGCCGCGATCCTCGTCCACAATAGCAACAGTTACGGCATCGGCCGTTCTGTCCCGTTACCTGATCCAGACGGAGTACTTTTTAATCTTCAGAGGAAGTTCGAAAGATTGGTAGAAACAAAACTTCTCCCAGAACTCCGTGCAATTGATCCCAATTTGAAATGGGGCTATACAGGATCATTCAGGACCGGTAGGGTAGGAAATAGAGACAAACCAAGATGGAATCAGCGAATTGACCTCTCCGACTTTGACATTGACCTGTGGATCAAGAGTGACATTCTGCGTAAACTCTATGGTAAGAACCTTAGGGCTCATCCGAAATTCAGAAAAATCTTGGCTGACACTCCAGGATTTGAAGGCTTGAGGCCTAATAAACAAGGGTTTTCGATCTTGTATAAGCCATCGAATGCCAATTAA
- a CDS encoding outer membrane protein assembly factor BamB family protein produces the protein MSRLIGLMLAVSIVWLGALVSLAPAADWPQFRGPHGSAVDPSNQSLPTEVGPGQNQLWKTSLPPGHSSPIVVGDRIFLTAVRDKKLLTISLDRETGTIQWESEASYERLETIHRIGSHAQSTPCADQECVISFFGSSGLYAHDHSGKLLWSRPMGPFLNDFGAASSPILVGNRLILCQDHDLDSFLMCLDKRSGDILWKTDRSEFLRNSCTPILWNNDGQLQVVVAATLRVVGYDLETGQEAWTVRGISRTVVSSPTVGPDGNLYLAGWAAGGDEAEPIRIEPFDDVLALKDADKNGELEESELKEGPVYQRFSQADRNKNGHLTRAEYELFRGLFDQGRNLLLSIRPGAVGEATLTHVRWRHPKLVPFCASPLFVNNTVFSVKDGGILQCLNAETGKPMKPLRLEASGNYYASPVAGDSKIYLADEQGRVTVVSAQADLQVLHTADFKEDIYATPALVDGRIYLRTGTHLYCFGVRH, from the coding sequence ATGAGCCGACTGATTGGGTTGATGCTGGCCGTGAGCATTGTTTGGCTGGGCGCGCTCGTGTCTTTAGCGCCAGCAGCGGATTGGCCACAATTTCGCGGACCGCACGGTTCGGCCGTTGATCCGTCGAATCAATCACTGCCAACGGAAGTGGGTCCGGGGCAGAACCAACTCTGGAAGACCTCCTTGCCTCCCGGTCATTCTTCACCCATTGTCGTCGGTGATCGCATCTTTCTGACGGCTGTTCGCGATAAGAAACTGCTCACGATATCTCTGGATCGTGAAACGGGAACGATTCAGTGGGAATCAGAGGCCAGCTATGAACGACTTGAAACGATCCATCGAATTGGCAGCCACGCTCAAAGCACTCCCTGTGCAGATCAGGAATGCGTGATCAGCTTTTTTGGCTCCAGCGGCCTCTACGCGCACGATCACAGCGGTAAGTTGCTTTGGAGCCGGCCCATGGGGCCGTTTCTCAACGATTTTGGCGCCGCGAGTTCACCGATTCTCGTGGGCAATCGATTGATTCTCTGTCAGGATCATGATTTAGACTCGTTCCTGATGTGCCTGGACAAACGCAGCGGCGACATTCTTTGGAAGACGGATCGATCCGAGTTCTTGCGGAATTCATGCACGCCGATCCTGTGGAACAATGACGGCCAATTGCAGGTTGTTGTTGCCGCGACCCTGCGCGTTGTTGGATATGATTTGGAGACCGGCCAGGAAGCTTGGACGGTGCGCGGCATCTCGCGAACCGTGGTCAGTTCACCGACCGTCGGCCCTGATGGAAACCTATATTTGGCGGGATGGGCGGCGGGTGGCGATGAGGCTGAGCCGATTCGAATTGAGCCATTTGATGACGTTTTGGCGCTGAAAGACGCTGACAAGAATGGCGAGCTCGAGGAATCCGAACTTAAAGAAGGACCTGTCTATCAGCGGTTTTCCCAGGCTGACCGCAACAAGAACGGGCATTTGACGCGAGCGGAGTATGAACTGTTTCGCGGATTGTTTGATCAGGGACGAAACTTGCTACTCAGTATTCGCCCCGGTGCTGTCGGAGAAGCGACTCTGACACATGTCCGCTGGCGACACCCGAAACTCGTTCCCTTCTGTGCATCGCCACTGTTTGTGAACAACACGGTCTTCAGCGTCAAAGACGGTGGGATTTTGCAGTGCCTCAACGCCGAGACGGGCAAGCCGATGAAGCCGCTCAGGCTCGAGGCCAGCGGCAATTACTATGCGTCGCCCGTCGCGGGAGACTCCAAGATCTATCTCGCCGACGAACAAGGGCGTGTTACAGTCGTGTCAGCCCAAGCCGACTTACAAGTGTTGCATACAGCCGACTTCAAAGAGGATATTTATGCGACCCCCGCACTCGTTGATGGCCGGATCTATTTGAGGACGGGAACGCATTTGTATTGCTTTGGTGTACGTCATTGA
- a CDS encoding Hint domain-containing protein, with the protein MGDRIPTKNPRSEEYDFEWPEPDESSWVRLTMEWRKTDGGIVDAELLRPRNWVASSHLEIGSVFKVFSTELELNGIAEITTISPCPPLSTGDGEVVTGRFVTRRADETVRITFETGDTLEGSKSHPIWSPAIKDWVPMEEWAAGDAVLGREGWITVTSVEARNESLPLYNIEVRGEHVYEVTQAGILVHNAIPCTVDPGIPHDLPPNSLTPKEVAEIKAIAKQYNTTIDVVGSRAKGEGRNIFTNLRVGKFNPNGPPNRSDIDFRFDAAHPRAQALMKALRGVGNGAGTIRLKYSNNPATRGGRLTRPPYIRFTPDGGVRTFS; encoded by the coding sequence TTGGGGGATCGGATCCCAACGAAGAATCCCCGTTCCGAAGAATACGATTTTGAATGGCCGGAGCCTGACGAATCGAGTTGGGTCCGGTTGACGATGGAGTGGCGCAAGACGGATGGCGGAATCGTGGACGCCGAGTTGCTCCGGCCTCGAAACTGGGTTGCATCGAGCCACCTGGAAATCGGCAGCGTCTTCAAAGTCTTCTCGACCGAACTGGAGCTGAATGGAATTGCGGAAATCACGACAATCAGCCCGTGCCCTCCGCTCAGTACCGGCGACGGAGAAGTCGTGACAGGCCGTTTCGTCACCCGAAGGGCTGACGAAACGGTGCGGATCACGTTCGAAACGGGTGACACACTGGAAGGCTCAAAGTCGCACCCCATCTGGTCACCCGCCATTAAAGACTGGGTTCCCATGGAAGAATGGGCCGCCGGAGACGCGGTCTTGGGTCGCGAAGGCTGGATTACGGTCACGTCCGTCGAGGCCCGAAACGAATCTCTCCCACTTTACAATATTGAAGTACGGGGCGAACATGTCTATGAAGTCACCCAGGCGGGAATCCTCGTACACAACGCCATACCGTGCACCGTTGATCCCGGTATTCCTCACGACCTTCCGCCGAACTCATTGACGCCAAAGGAAGTCGCAGAGATCAAGGCAATTGCTAAGCAATACAATACAACAATAGATGTTGTCGGCAGCCGTGCCAAAGGAGAAGGTAGAAACATCTTCACAAATCTGCGAGTGGGCAAATTCAATCCCAATGGCCCCCCAAATCGAAGTGATATTGATTTTAGATTTGACGCAGCTCATCCCAGGGCTCAGGCATTGATGAAAGCACTTAGGGGAGTCGGCAACGGCGCGGGCACAATAAGACTTAAATATTCAAATAACCCAGCCACTCGAGGTGGGCGTCTTACACGACCACCGTACATTCGATTCACCCCAGATGGCGGCGTTCGTACATTTTCCTAA
- the metF gene encoding methylenetetrahydrofolate reductase [NAD(P)H] produces the protein MSTNATRIRDLYSSGRFGLSIEIFPPKTAEGDELLRQTLRDLVPYRPSFVSCTYGAGGSTSKRTVEWCREIQEQHSLTATAHFTCVGSTREQLLEWLQFAWDEGLRNIMALRGDAPAGQAKFEAVQGGLQYANELVSLIREHFPEMGIGVAGYPEKHPEAKNLEVDFENLVRKVRAGADAIFTQLFFDNSSFYRFRDRLTELGIEIPVIPGIMPITEFDRIQRITAMCGAAIPPGLASRLESVKSDKRAQYEIGVDFAIKQCRELMSHGVSGIHFYVLNKSQAGREILNGLDLATA, from the coding sequence ATGTCCACCAACGCGACACGCATCCGTGATCTCTACTCCAGTGGTCGGTTTGGTCTCTCGATCGAGATTTTTCCGCCAAAAACCGCTGAGGGTGACGAACTGCTTCGTCAAACACTGCGGGATCTGGTCCCGTACCGTCCCTCGTTCGTTTCGTGCACGTATGGTGCAGGTGGGTCGACCAGCAAGCGAACCGTGGAATGGTGCCGCGAAATTCAGGAACAGCATTCGTTAACCGCCACAGCGCACTTCACCTGTGTGGGAAGCACACGCGAGCAACTTCTGGAGTGGCTGCAGTTTGCCTGGGATGAAGGCCTGCGAAATATCATGGCTCTTCGCGGTGATGCCCCCGCAGGGCAGGCGAAGTTCGAAGCCGTCCAGGGCGGCCTCCAATATGCGAATGAGCTGGTGTCACTCATTCGCGAGCATTTTCCCGAGATGGGAATTGGCGTTGCGGGATACCCCGAAAAGCATCCCGAAGCAAAAAATCTGGAAGTCGATTTTGAGAATCTGGTTCGCAAGGTGCGGGCCGGTGCCGACGCCATTTTTACGCAGCTGTTTTTCGACAACTCCAGCTTTTACCGATTCCGAGACCGTTTAACCGAATTGGGCATCGAGATTCCGGTTATCCCCGGGATCATGCCGATTACCGAATTCGACCGGATACAACGGATTACGGCGATGTGTGGTGCCGCAATTCCTCCCGGCCTGGCCTCAAGGTTGGAGTCGGTCAAGAGCGACAAGCGGGCGCAGTACGAGATCGGAGTCGATTTTGCGATCAAGCAATGCCGCGAACTGATGAGTCACGGTGTCAGCGGTATTCACTTCTATGTCTTGAACAAGAGCCAGGCAGGACGGGAGATCCTGAATGGCCTGGATCTTGCCACCGCCTGA
- a CDS encoding hydantoinase/oxoprolinase family protein, whose amino-acid sequence MAILGLDIGGANIKAADGSGHAISRPFAIWQVPERLPDELTQVFQSFPHTDRIALTMTAELADCFVTKSEGVRFILEAVESSLNRLDLARNTATSGNPTDGADRIFVWTTDGHFVGPRLARDYVRKVSAANWHALATWCGDLIPAGSGLLVDIGTTTTDIIPLVAGKPVPVGLTDIGRLQSGELSYSGVWRTPLCSVAHSVPFREGYCTLAAELFATTLDIHLLLGLIPEDAHDLGTADGRPATKAAAYDRLARMLCCDRHEISYDEVLHIAKFLADVQRHRLSGALERVALRLPSKCENVIVAGSGNFLAFQMVYENRHTSSARIVSLAEQTSPEIASAACAHAVAQLATRPEMVAPAST is encoded by the coding sequence ATGGCGATTCTTGGTCTCGACATTGGCGGAGCGAATATCAAAGCAGCCGATGGTTCCGGGCATGCAATCAGCCGTCCGTTTGCCATCTGGCAAGTCCCTGAGCGCTTGCCGGATGAGTTGACCCAAGTCTTCCAGAGCTTCCCTCACACCGATCGCATTGCCTTAACAATGACGGCGGAGCTTGCAGACTGTTTCGTAACCAAGTCAGAGGGCGTTCGATTCATTCTTGAGGCCGTCGAATCGAGTTTGAATCGACTCGATCTGGCCCGAAATACGGCTACCTCTGGGAATCCGACGGATGGGGCCGACCGAATTTTCGTCTGGACGACAGATGGTCATTTCGTAGGACCGCGGCTTGCACGTGACTATGTGCGCAAGGTGTCTGCCGCCAATTGGCATGCTTTGGCAACGTGGTGTGGCGACTTGATTCCAGCAGGGTCGGGGCTATTGGTCGACATCGGTACGACTACGACGGATATCATCCCACTCGTTGCAGGGAAACCCGTACCGGTCGGACTGACCGACATTGGGCGGTTGCAAAGCGGCGAATTGTCCTATTCCGGCGTCTGGCGAACCCCGCTCTGCTCCGTTGCTCATAGCGTCCCATTCCGCGAGGGATACTGCACGCTTGCGGCAGAACTCTTTGCGACCACCCTCGACATTCACTTGTTATTGGGGCTCATCCCCGAAGATGCCCATGACCTGGGAACCGCCGATGGACGACCTGCAACCAAGGCCGCGGCCTATGACCGTCTGGCACGAATGTTGTGTTGCGATCGTCATGAAATTTCGTACGACGAAGTGCTGCACATCGCGAAATTCTTGGCAGACGTTCAGCGGCATCGACTTTCGGGGGCACTTGAACGCGTCGCACTTCGATTGCCCTCGAAATGTGAAAATGTGATTGTCGCAGGCTCGGGAAACTTTCTCGCATTTCAGATGGTCTACGAAAATCGTCATACCTCGAGTGCACGAATCGTCTCGCTCGCTGAACAGACGTCGCCAGAAATCGCCTCGGCGGCCTGTGCGCATGCCGTCGCGCAGCTTGCAACACGACCTGAAATGGTGGCCCCCGCGTCGACTTGA
- a CDS encoding 50S ribosomal protein L25: MSKEAKLVVKLRAENGSAACRRLRWSGQVPGNIYGHNAPPTAVVIAADALMPVLQSGAKVVDVELDGKVDKAVVREIQWDTFGRMIQHFDLLRVDPNERVNIVVPLELKGTAPGVLLGGVLEQTMHSITIDCLAYQIPDTIQVRIGSLELGKAIHVSDLVLPEGSHAHAAADAIVVHVVQAKVQEEVASASPVEPEVVGKKPGADAADAKDDKKDAKKK, translated from the coding sequence ATGTCGAAGGAAGCAAAACTGGTCGTCAAGCTGCGTGCAGAAAATGGATCTGCCGCGTGTCGACGTCTGCGCTGGAGTGGTCAGGTTCCAGGCAATATCTACGGACACAACGCTCCGCCGACCGCTGTCGTGATTGCCGCGGACGCTTTGATGCCCGTCCTGCAGTCCGGTGCGAAGGTCGTGGATGTCGAGCTTGACGGAAAGGTCGACAAGGCCGTTGTTCGCGAAATCCAGTGGGATACGTTCGGTCGAATGATCCAGCACTTCGACCTGCTACGTGTTGATCCGAACGAACGCGTGAACATCGTCGTACCGTTGGAACTCAAGGGCACTGCCCCGGGTGTTCTGTTGGGTGGTGTGCTGGAACAGACAATGCACTCGATCACGATCGACTGCTTGGCCTATCAAATTCCCGACACGATTCAAGTTCGAATCGGCAGCCTGGAACTCGGCAAGGCGATTCACGTTTCCGACCTGGTGTTGCCAGAAGGTTCGCACGCACACGCGGCCGCCGACGCCATTGTCGTGCACGTCGTTCAAGCGAAGGTTCAGGAAGAAGTCGCCTCCGCCTCGCCCGTCGAACCCGAAGTTGTTGGCAAGAAGCCGGGTGCTGACGCCGCCGATGCGAAAGATGACAAGAAGGATGCAAAGAAGAAGTAA
- a CDS encoding NfeD family protein, producing the protein MDSNAIFAILLLFVGLAILVAEIFVPSGGLLGVITFISLLVSLVFAYRAWGVSHPNVFGVFCILLLLLVPTVISFGFYLLPRTKFGKKVLLEAPEPQDLTPYAKESSRLEKLIGQFGTTITTLNPGGLVKLDGQRLHALSEGLSVEPGAWVQIVAIRGASVVVRPGTPPARTDSAVDSLDTEFDETAVERGSSLDFEFPPTT; encoded by the coding sequence ATGGACTCGAACGCAATTTTCGCCATCCTGCTGCTTTTCGTCGGGCTGGCCATTCTGGTTGCCGAGATCTTCGTGCCGTCTGGGGGGCTTCTAGGCGTCATTACGTTCATCAGCCTGCTCGTATCGCTGGTTTTCGCGTATCGAGCGTGGGGAGTCTCTCATCCAAACGTCTTCGGTGTGTTTTGCATCCTGCTGCTTCTTCTGGTTCCGACGGTGATTTCGTTCGGGTTTTACCTGCTCCCGCGCACGAAGTTTGGCAAGAAGGTGCTGCTTGAAGCACCGGAACCACAGGACCTGACGCCCTACGCGAAAGAGTCATCGCGGCTGGAAAAGCTGATCGGTCAGTTCGGCACCACAATTACCACGTTGAATCCGGGCGGACTCGTAAAGCTAGACGGGCAGCGCCTGCACGCGTTGTCCGAAGGGCTCTCCGTCGAACCCGGCGCATGGGTTCAGATTGTGGCCATCCGCGGAGCCAGTGTTGTCGTAAGGCCGGGAACGCCACCCGCTCGAACGGATTCCGCAGTAGATTCTCTCGACACCGAATTTGACGAAACGGCCGTAGAACGAGGTTCTTCGCTGGATTTTGAGTTTCCACCGACGACATGA